From Micromonospora nigra, one genomic window encodes:
- a CDS encoding DUF3107 domain-containing protein, with protein MEVKIGVQYAPRELVLESAQTPAEIEQIVTESMAKAEGTLSLTDEKGRRVIVPVNKVAYVEIAEASPRAVGFTVR; from the coding sequence GTGGAGGTCAAGATCGGCGTGCAGTACGCGCCCCGCGAACTGGTGCTGGAGAGCGCCCAGACGCCGGCCGAGATCGAGCAGATCGTGACCGAATCCATGGCCAAGGCCGAGGGCACGCTGTCCCTCACCGACGAGAAGGGCCGGCGGGTCATCGTGCCGGTCAACAAGGTCGCCTACGTCGAGATCGCCGAGGCGTCCCCGCGGGCGGTGGGTTTCACCGTTCGCTGA